The Cottoperca gobio chromosome 6, fCotGob3.1, whole genome shotgun sequence genome has a segment encoding these proteins:
- the cfdp1 gene encoding craniofacial development protein 1, with amino-acid sequence MMYYSDYDSDEYSSNDDADYVPSDDNLSEDDINECEKEDPLHEDDNVPHPGDVSKKKRKKNDIGVRKRKKGVLRVDNEEGDGGAAEAEQNPQEEVEKVTEVRVEDDAKQKKKSDDLWASFLSDVGSRPKDAPSPSQSGTTQKDDSSVLNVAPLSKETKPSQPAEVTITKVFDFAGEEVRVNKVVSADSKEAKIYLQSQITNEEENEDEGEDSPPGQPGPSAKRPVGMSSLMNRMGGKKQKMSTLEKSKMDWDAFKSEEGITEELAIHNRGREGYVERKNFLQRVDHRQFEMEKAVRKSNMKQ; translated from the exons ATGATGTACTACTCTGACTACGACTCTGATGAATATTCGTCTAATGATGATGCTGACTACGTCCCATCAG ATGATAACCTCAGTGAGGATGACATCAATGAGTGTGAAAAGGAAGACCCTCTGCACGAGGATGACAATGTGCCACATCCTGGCGATGTCagcaagaagaagaggaagaaaaatgaCATTGGTGTGAG aaagaggaagaaaggagtACTAAGAGTAGACAACGAAGAGGGGGATGGAGGTGCAGCAGAAGCGGAGCAGAACCCACAGGAAGAGGTGGAAAAAGTCACGGAGGTACGGGTGGAGGATGAtgcaaaacagaagaaaaaatcTGATGACCTCTGGGCGAGCTTCCTATCTGATGTTGGATCCAGACCCAAAGACGCCCCATCTCCCTCACAGTCGGGTACCACACAGAAG GATGATTCCTCAGTATTGAATGTTGCTCCTTTGAGTAAAGAAACGAAACCATCACAACCTGCTGAAGTCACCATCACCAAAGTGTTTGACTTCGCTGGAGAAGAAGTTAG GGTGAATAAAGTGGTATCAGCAGACTCCAAAGAAGCTAAGATTTATCTGCAGAGCCAGATCACCAACGAGGAGGAGAATGAAGACGAGGGGGAGGACTCACCACCCGGACAACCAGGCCCCAG CGCCAAGCGGCCGGTGGGCATGTCGAGCCTCATGAATCGTATGGGGGGAAAGAAGCAGAAGATGAGTACGCTGGAAAAGTCTAAGATGGACTGGGACGCTTTTAAATCGGAGGAAGGCATCACTGAGGAGCTGGCCATCCACAACAGGGGCAGAGAGGG GTATGTGGAGCGGAAGAACTTCTTGCAGCGCGTCGATCACCGGCAGTTTGAGATGGAAAAAGCAGTGCGAAAGAGCAACATGAAACAATGA